Proteins from a single region of Bradyrhizobium diazoefficiens:
- a CDS encoding BA14K family protein, which yields MNRLKVLSAAAALAFVLPMATPSYAQFHGGHGGGGGGAHFGGGGGGAHFGGGGGHMSGGSFGGGARIGGGGAAFHGGGGSFAASTAVRPSGGSFAAGVPTRSAVSPSFNGSRSVATASPGTWSGGGGRWSGGWRHHHGGFWPGFAAGAAIGGLGSYAYYGGPYYDDSYYDDGYYDEGPTVAVVPDVGADSSAYCAQRYRSYDPASGTYLGYDGLRHPCP from the coding sequence ATGAACAGACTGAAAGTTTTGAGTGCAGCGGCAGCGCTGGCGTTTGTTCTTCCAATGGCGACCCCAAGCTACGCTCAATTCCATGGCGGCCACGGCGGTGGTGGAGGAGGGGCTCACTTCGGCGGTGGCGGTGGCGGCGCTCACTTCGGTGGCGGCGGAGGCCACATGAGCGGCGGCAGCTTTGGCGGCGGCGCCCGGATCGGCGGTGGCGGCGCCGCGTTCCATGGCGGCGGCGGCAGCTTTGCGGCCAGCACCGCGGTGCGTCCAAGCGGCGGCAGTTTCGCAGCTGGCGTGCCCACCCGTTCCGCTGTCTCGCCGTCCTTTAACGGCAGCCGCAGCGTCGCAACCGCCTCGCCCGGCACCTGGAGCGGCGGTGGCGGCAGATGGAGCGGTGGCTGGCGCCATCATCACGGCGGCTTCTGGCCCGGCTTCGCGGCAGGTGCGGCGATCGGCGGCCTTGGCTCATACGCCTATTATGGCGGCCCGTATTACGACGACTCCTACTATGACGACGGCTACTATGACGAAGGTCCGACCGTCGCCGTGGTACCCGACGTTGGAGCCGATTCGTCAGCCTATTGCGCCCAGCGCTACCGGTCTTACGACCCGGCGTCCGGCACCTATCTCGGCTATGACGGCCTGCGCCATCCCTGCCCGTAG
- a CDS encoding NADH:ubiquinone oxidoreductase subunit NDUFA12: MKQFFLKLFTWWNGQTFGTQLWTRRFGELVGQDEQGNRYYRTAGGKIDPTLGFERRWVIYNGYAEASRIPPEWHGWIHHVVDTPPTELNYQPREWEKPHQPNLTGTPKAYRPSGSTLASGKRPKATGDYQPWTPG; this comes from the coding sequence ATGAAACAATTCTTCCTGAAGCTCTTCACCTGGTGGAATGGCCAGACCTTTGGCACGCAACTATGGACCCGCCGGTTCGGGGAGCTGGTCGGCCAGGACGAGCAGGGCAATCGCTACTACCGCACGGCCGGCGGCAAGATCGACCCGACGCTTGGCTTCGAGCGGCGCTGGGTGATCTACAACGGCTATGCGGAAGCAAGCCGCATTCCCCCGGAATGGCACGGCTGGATCCATCACGTCGTCGACACCCCGCCGACCGAGCTCAACTACCAGCCGCGCGAGTGGGAAAAGCCGCACCAGCCGAACCTCACTGGCACGCCGAAGGCCTATCGGCCCTCCGGCTCGACCCTGGCCAGCGGCAAGCGGCCGAAGGCGACCGGCGACTACCAGCCCTGGACCCCCGGCTAG
- a CDS encoding CHASE3 domain-containing protein: MIPSQRVILGAGLAILLLITAASIGLDVKSRSDVAWVNHTVEVLKKISDLRLQVRRAESAARGYEIFRSNGFVEEFQASRSRIAPVLADLKLAIRDNPDQMRLLEATEPLILRRIAIAAEALRLRTSGDADGVNALQDRGEGRGLMESLTGNLDRLAAGEEKLLGAREADSRRSSIVLLGIDVVGALVILLLVAMLLRESQRTTVQLKSSLHESEAAKEALEAAVAERTEHLVTAHDELRMSVNVLQSTFRSMAEAVLVIDSEGNVLLSNPAAERMLLHRAGMNLRNLRALSDVFHGDGVTPLKSDELPSARVLRGNGFEDLEMIVRPHSGNNVRHLMVSGRPMRDGQGNISGAVLVYHDATSSRETERQLQQSQKLDAIGKLTGGVAHDFNNMLTVISGNTETLVASLKEQPELQRTARLIDDAAERCAELIQHLLAFARKQPLQPRDVEINAAIADIAKLLRPTLGEQIQIETILEQGPMTSHIDPSRLTNAVLNMAINARDAMPNGGKLLLETHRVVLDEAYAQANPDVRAGPYVMLAVSDTGTGMAQGVQEKAFEPFFTTKEVGKGSGLGLSMVYGFVKQSGGHIKIYSEEGHGTTIKLYLPPGEGLTEATAAIAPQAEGGAETIFVVEDDALVRNFVTAQLQSLGYKTVAAADSKAALQMIEAGQAFDLLFTDVVIPGGISGRELADEVAKRRPGVKVLYTSGYTDNAIVHHGKLDDGVMLLTKPYRRNQLAAMVRKALNGGIE; this comes from the coding sequence TTGATCCCCTCGCAGCGCGTCATTCTCGGTGCCGGACTTGCCATCCTTCTGCTCATCACCGCTGCCTCGATCGGCCTCGACGTCAAGTCGCGGTCGGACGTCGCCTGGGTCAACCACACCGTCGAGGTGCTGAAGAAGATCTCGGATCTGCGCTTGCAGGTTCGTCGCGCCGAGAGCGCCGCGCGCGGCTACGAGATCTTCCGCAGCAACGGCTTCGTCGAGGAATTCCAGGCATCGCGGAGCCGGATCGCGCCGGTATTGGCCGACCTCAAGCTCGCCATCCGCGACAACCCCGATCAGATGAGGCTGCTGGAGGCGACCGAACCTCTCATCCTGCGCCGCATCGCCATTGCAGCCGAAGCGCTTCGGCTGCGCACAAGCGGCGATGCCGACGGCGTCAACGCGCTGCAAGACCGCGGCGAGGGACGCGGCCTGATGGAGTCGCTCACCGGAAATCTCGACCGGCTGGCCGCGGGCGAAGAGAAGCTGCTGGGCGCCCGCGAAGCGGACTCGCGCCGGAGCAGCATCGTGCTGCTCGGCATCGACGTCGTCGGCGCCCTGGTGATCCTGCTGCTGGTCGCCATGCTCCTGCGCGAGAGCCAGCGCACCACCGTGCAGCTCAAGAGCTCGCTGCATGAGAGCGAGGCCGCCAAGGAAGCCCTCGAAGCCGCCGTTGCCGAACGCACCGAACATCTCGTCACCGCCCATGACGAGCTGCGCATGTCGGTCAACGTGCTTCAGAGCACGTTCCGCAGCATGGCGGAAGCCGTGCTGGTGATCGACAGCGAAGGCAACGTCCTTTTGTCCAATCCGGCTGCGGAGCGAATGCTGCTGCACCGCGCCGGCATGAACCTGCGCAATCTGCGGGCGCTGTCCGACGTCTTCCACGGCGACGGCGTCACGCCGCTCAAATCCGACGAGCTGCCGTCCGCGCGCGTGCTGCGCGGCAACGGGTTCGAGGATCTGGAGATGATCGTCCGCCCGCATAGCGGCAACAACGTGCGCCATCTGATGGTCAGCGGCCGGCCGATGCGCGACGGGCAAGGTAACATCTCCGGCGCCGTGCTGGTCTATCACGACGCGACCTCCTCGCGCGAAACCGAGCGGCAGCTGCAGCAGTCCCAGAAGCTCGACGCCATCGGCAAGCTGACCGGCGGCGTCGCGCATGATTTCAACAACATGCTGACGGTGATCTCAGGCAATACCGAGACGCTGGTGGCAAGCCTGAAGGAGCAGCCCGAGCTGCAGCGCACCGCGCGCCTGATCGACGATGCCGCCGAGCGCTGCGCCGAGCTGATCCAGCATCTGCTCGCCTTCGCGCGCAAGCAGCCGCTGCAGCCGCGCGACGTCGAAATCAACGCGGCCATCGCCGACATCGCAAAGCTCCTGCGCCCTACCCTCGGCGAGCAGATCCAGATCGAGACGATTCTGGAACAGGGGCCGATGACCTCGCATATCGATCCGTCCCGGCTCACCAACGCCGTGCTCAACATGGCGATCAACGCCCGCGACGCCATGCCGAACGGCGGCAAGCTGCTGCTGGAGACCCACCGCGTCGTGCTGGACGAGGCCTATGCGCAGGCCAATCCCGACGTGCGGGCCGGCCCTTACGTGATGCTCGCTGTCAGCGACACCGGCACCGGCATGGCGCAGGGCGTCCAGGAAAAGGCGTTCGAGCCGTTCTTCACCACCAAGGAGGTCGGCAAAGGCTCAGGTCTCGGCCTTTCCATGGTCTACGGCTTCGTCAAGCAGTCCGGCGGCCACATCAAGATCTACAGCGAGGAAGGCCACGGCACCACGATCAAGCTCTATCTGCCGCCGGGCGAAGGCCTGACGGAAGCGACTGCCGCGATCGCGCCGCAGGCCGAAGGCGGCGCCGAGACCATCTTTGTCGTCGAGGACGACGCGCTGGTGCGCAACTTCGTCACCGCGCAGCTGCAGAGCCTCGGCTACAAGACGGTCGCCGCCGCCGACAGCAAGGCCGCACTGCAGATGATCGAGGCCGGCCAGGCCTTCGACCTGCTCTTCACCGACGTCGTCATCCCCGGCGGCATCAGCGGGCGCGAGCTCGCCGACGAGGTGGCGAAGCGCCGGCCGGGCGTCAAGGTGCTCTACACCTCCGGCTACACCGACAACGCCATCGTCCATCACGGCAAGCTCGACGATGGCGTGATGCTGCTGACAAAGCCCTATCGGCGCAACCAGCTTGCCGCGATGGTCAGGAAGGCGCTGAACGGCGGGATTGAATGA
- a CDS encoding vitamin B12-dependent ribonucleotide reductase codes for MRIERRHTTSGQSPYAGIEFRLTTSEIRNPDGSVVFKMDGVEVPAEWSQVASDVLAQKYFRKAGVAARLKKVEEESVPSFLWRSVPDTEALAALPEKERYISELSSKQVFDRLAGCWTYWGWKGKYFSSDEDAQAFYDELRYMLAMQMVAPNSPQWFNTGLHWAYGIDGPGQGHYYVDPFTGKLTKSKSAYEHPQPHACFIQGVGDDLVNEGGIMDLWVREARLFKYGSGTGSNFSRLRGEGEKLSGGGRSSGLMSFLKIGDRAAGAIKSGGTTRRAAKMVVVDVDHPDIETYIDWKVKEEQKVAALVTGSKINQKHLKAVLKACVNCEGSGDDCFDPEKNPALRREIKLARRSLVPDNYIKRVIQFAKQGYKDIQFDVYDTDWDSEAYLTVSGQNSNNSVSLRDDFLRAVETDGDWNLTARTSKKVTKTLKARDLWEKIGHAAWASADPGLHFNTTMNDWHTCKASGDIRASNPCSEYMFLDDTACNLASANLLTFYNTETKQFDVKGYEHLCQLWTVVLEISVMMAQFPSRAIAELSYEFRTLGLGYANIGGLLMTMGLSYDSKEGRALCGALTAVMTGITYKTSAEMAAELGTFPGYKKNAAHMLRVIRNHRRAAHGESSGYEALSVNPVPLDHASCPQQDIVAHAKAAWDAALELGEKHGYRNAQTTVIAPTGTIGLVMDCDTTGIEPDFALVKFKKLAGGGYFKIINRAVPAALRTLGYRESEIAEIEAYAVGHGSLSNAPGINASTLKAKGFTDEAIAKVEKALPTAFDIKFAFNKWTFGEDFIRDQLGIGAEAIAAPGFDLLQAVGFTKREIEAANVHICGAMTVEGAPHLKAEHYAVFDCANPCGKVGKRYLSVESHIRMMAAAQPFISGAISKTINMPNDATVEDCKSAYMLSWKLALKANALYRDGSKLSQPLNSQLISDDEDEDDAVEALYEKPMAARTTQISEKVVEKLVERIVVMREREKMPDRRKGYTQKAVVGGHKVYLRTGEYDDGRLGEIFIDMHKEGAALRSFINNFAIAVSLGLQYGVPLDEYVDAFTFTRFEPAGPVQGNDSIKYATSILDYVFRELAVSYMSRFDLAHVDPTESNFDALGKGVEEGKEPDEQHHANKLVSRGLTRSRTDNLVVMRGGSAAVASTSDNAPSGGSKVTSLASHGATARGAGDALEGAVALKQEVSHDLSPTEKLEALQWSKAGSAAQAVPSKAERRAEAKAKGYEGEMCSECGNFTLVRNGTCMKCDTCGSTTGCS; via the coding sequence ATGCGGATTGAGCGGCGCCACACCACTTCAGGACAGTCACCTTACGCGGGAATCGAATTCCGCCTGACCACGTCGGAGATCCGGAATCCCGACGGCTCGGTCGTGTTTAAAATGGACGGCGTCGAGGTCCCGGCCGAATGGTCGCAGGTCGCCTCCGACGTGCTCGCCCAGAAATACTTCCGCAAGGCCGGCGTCGCCGCGCGCCTGAAGAAGGTCGAGGAGGAATCCGTCCCCTCCTTCCTGTGGCGCTCCGTGCCCGACACGGAAGCTCTCGCCGCTCTCCCTGAGAAAGAGCGCTATATCAGCGAGCTCTCATCGAAGCAGGTGTTCGATCGGCTGGCCGGCTGCTGGACCTATTGGGGCTGGAAGGGCAAGTATTTCTCGTCCGACGAAGACGCGCAGGCCTTCTACGACGAGCTCCGCTATATGCTCGCCATGCAGATGGTCGCGCCGAACTCGCCGCAATGGTTCAACACCGGTCTGCACTGGGCCTATGGCATCGACGGCCCCGGCCAGGGCCATTATTACGTCGACCCCTTCACCGGCAAGCTGACCAAGTCCAAATCGGCCTATGAGCATCCGCAGCCGCACGCCTGCTTCATCCAGGGCGTCGGTGACGACCTCGTCAACGAGGGCGGCATCATGGACCTCTGGGTCCGCGAGGCCCGCCTGTTCAAATACGGCTCCGGCACCGGCTCCAACTTCTCCCGCCTGCGCGGCGAAGGCGAAAAGCTCTCGGGCGGCGGCCGCTCGAGCGGCCTGATGAGCTTCCTCAAGATCGGCGACCGCGCCGCCGGCGCCATCAAGAGCGGTGGCACGACGCGTAGAGCCGCCAAGATGGTCGTCGTCGACGTCGATCACCCCGATATCGAGACCTATATCGACTGGAAGGTGAAGGAGGAGCAGAAGGTTGCCGCCCTCGTCACGGGATCCAAGATCAACCAGAAGCACCTCAAGGCGGTGCTGAAGGCCTGCGTCAACTGCGAAGGCTCTGGCGACGACTGTTTCGACCCCGAGAAGAACCCGGCGCTCCGCCGCGAGATCAAGCTGGCGCGCCGCAGCCTCGTGCCTGACAATTATATCAAGCGCGTCATCCAGTTTGCCAAGCAAGGCTACAAGGACATCCAGTTCGACGTCTACGACACTGACTGGGATAGCGAAGCTTATCTCACGGTCTCCGGCCAGAACTCCAACAACTCGGTCTCGCTCCGTGACGACTTCCTCCGCGCGGTCGAGACCGACGGCGACTGGAATCTGACCGCCCGCACCTCGAAGAAGGTGACGAAGACGCTGAAGGCGCGCGACCTCTGGGAAAAAATTGGCCACGCCGCCTGGGCCTCGGCCGATCCGGGCCTGCACTTCAACACCACCATGAACGACTGGCACACCTGCAAGGCGTCCGGCGACATCCGCGCGTCCAATCCGTGCTCGGAATACATGTTCCTGGACGACACCGCGTGCAATCTCGCCTCCGCCAACCTGCTGACGTTCTACAACACCGAGACCAAGCAGTTCGACGTGAAGGGCTACGAGCACCTCTGCCAGCTCTGGACCGTCGTGCTCGAAATCTCGGTGATGATGGCGCAGTTCCCCTCGCGCGCGATCGCCGAGCTCTCCTACGAGTTCCGCACGCTCGGCCTCGGCTACGCCAATATCGGCGGCCTCCTGATGACCATGGGCCTGTCCTATGATAGCAAGGAAGGCCGTGCGCTCTGCGGCGCGCTGACCGCCGTGATGACCGGCATCACCTACAAGACCTCGGCGGAGATGGCGGCCGAGCTCGGCACCTTCCCCGGCTACAAGAAGAACGCCGCGCACATGCTGCGCGTCATCCGCAACCACCGCCGCGCCGCGCATGGCGAGAGCTCCGGCTACGAGGCTCTCTCCGTCAACCCGGTGCCGCTTGACCACGCTTCGTGCCCGCAGCAAGACATCGTCGCCCATGCCAAGGCGGCTTGGGATGCGGCGCTCGAGCTCGGCGAAAAGCACGGCTATCGCAATGCCCAGACCACTGTGATCGCGCCGACCGGCACGATTGGCCTCGTCATGGATTGCGACACCACCGGCATCGAGCCCGACTTCGCGCTGGTGAAATTCAAGAAGCTTGCGGGCGGCGGCTATTTCAAGATCATCAACCGCGCCGTCCCCGCCGCTCTGCGCACGCTCGGCTATCGCGAGAGCGAGATTGCGGAGATCGAGGCCTACGCCGTCGGCCACGGCTCGCTCTCCAACGCGCCGGGCATCAACGCCTCGACGCTGAAGGCCAAGGGCTTTACCGATGAGGCCATCGCCAAGGTCGAAAAGGCCCTGCCGACCGCCTTCGACATCAAGTTCGCCTTCAACAAGTGGACCTTCGGCGAGGATTTCATCCGCGACCAGCTCGGCATCGGCGCCGAGGCCATTGCGGCCCCCGGCTTCGACCTGCTCCAGGCCGTCGGCTTCACCAAGCGCGAGATCGAGGCGGCCAACGTCCACATCTGCGGCGCAATGACGGTGGAAGGTGCTCCGCACCTGAAGGCCGAGCACTATGCGGTGTTCGACTGCGCCAATCCCTGCGGCAAGGTCGGCAAGCGCTATCTGTCGGTCGAGAGCCACATCCGCATGATGGCGGCGGCGCAGCCCTTCATCTCGGGTGCGATCTCCAAGACCATCAACATGCCGAACGACGCCACGGTGGAGGACTGCAAGTCCGCCTACATGCTGTCGTGGAAGCTCGCGCTGAAGGCAAACGCGCTCTACCGCGACGGCTCCAAGCTTTCCCAGCCGCTGAACTCGCAGCTCATCAGCGACGATGAGGACGAGGACGATGCCGTCGAGGCGCTCTACGAGAAGCCGATGGCGGCGCGTACCACGCAGATCTCGGAAAAGGTCGTCGAGAAGCTGGTCGAGCGCATTGTCGTGATGCGCGAGCGCGAGAAGATGCCTGATAGACGCAAGGGCTACACCCAGAAGGCGGTCGTCGGCGGACATAAGGTTTACCTGCGCACCGGCGAGTATGACGACGGCCGTCTCGGCGAGATCTTCATCGACATGCACAAGGAAGGCGCAGCGCTGCGCTCCTTCATCAACAACTTCGCCATCGCGGTGTCGCTGGGTCTGCAGTACGGCGTGCCGCTCGACGAATATGTCGACGCCTTCACCTTCACCCGCTTCGAGCCGGCGGGCCCCGTGCAGGGCAACGACAGCATCAAATACGCGACCTCGATCCTCGACTACGTCTTCCGCGAGCTCGCGGTGAGCTACATGTCGCGCTTCGATCTCGCCCATGTCGATCCGACCGAGTCGAACTTCGACGCGCTCGGCAAGGGTGTGGAAGAAGGCAAGGAGCCGGACGAGCAACACCACGCCAACAAGCTGGTGTCGCGCGGTCTCACCCGCTCCCGCACCGACAACCTCGTGGTGATGCGCGGCGGCTCGGCCGCGGTCGCCTCCACCAGCGACAACGCGCCATCAGGCGGCAGCAAGGTCACCTCGCTCGCCTCCCACGGCGCCACCGCCCGCGGCGCCGGCGATGCCCTCGAAGGCGCGGTCGCCTTGAAGCAGGAAGTCAGCCACGACCTCTCGCCCACCGAGAAGTTAGAGGCCCTCCAATGGAGCAAGGCCGGCAGCGCCGCCCAGGCGGTGCCCAGCAAGGCCGAGCGCCGCGCGGAAGCCAAGGCCAAGGGCTACGAGGGCGAGATGTGCTCAGAGTGCGGCAACTTCACACTGGTGCGGAATGGCACGTGCATGAAGTGCGATACGTGCGGAAGCACGACGGGGTGTTCGTGA
- a CDS encoding serine protease yields the protein MPKDKIGILKSIWKKNEAGVWTGHDLKSIDLKPRNGFAQDYFKIENEVNLMTQRPGQIMNNFFATFGTTEFLIRQSIVPIVSWNHGDEEIRCIGTGFFISASGLLMTAAHVLRDPVDENYTCLTRVATNAHRLGEDLHFGVLLPANPAMKNAPFAIHPAMREAKWFMCPFKWAYHWGKDIESPLLHKKPEFRPDLDVAVCKVDEHPLIGPYQPLNIGLYNLKLGDRAVAIGYPEMRNIRFGGDDYQPELVVSVGSVTCIHPDNITEKQSSTPGPNFEFDAKIPGKMSGSPILVGGGIITKGIVSCSLGSKEHHASGCLIAPMMGLPLIDEKSLLDLMKSGNEGIANFVGTGL from the coding sequence ATGCCGAAGGACAAGATTGGAATACTAAAATCGATCTGGAAGAAGAATGAAGCCGGCGTCTGGACCGGCCACGACCTTAAAAGCATTGACTTGAAACCCAGAAACGGGTTTGCGCAGGACTATTTCAAAATCGAAAATGAAGTGAACCTTATGACCCAGCGACCGGGTCAGATCATGAACAATTTCTTCGCCACATTTGGCACTACTGAATTTTTAATCCGGCAAAGCATCGTGCCCATCGTGTCATGGAATCACGGTGATGAAGAGATTCGCTGCATTGGCACAGGCTTTTTCATCAGCGCTTCTGGTTTATTGATGACCGCTGCTCACGTTCTCCGAGACCCTGTCGATGAAAACTACACATGCCTCACTCGAGTCGCGACCAATGCACACAGGTTAGGCGAGGACCTGCATTTTGGAGTTCTACTGCCAGCCAACCCAGCCATGAAAAATGCCCCCTTCGCAATTCATCCGGCGATGCGGGAAGCTAAATGGTTTATGTGCCCATTTAAGTGGGCATATCATTGGGGCAAAGATATTGAGAGTCCGCTGCTGCATAAAAAACCTGAGTTTAGACCAGACCTCGACGTGGCCGTTTGCAAGGTTGACGAACACCCTTTGATCGGCCCCTATCAACCACTGAACATTGGCTTGTATAATCTCAAGCTTGGCGACCGCGCTGTAGCGATCGGCTATCCCGAAATGAGAAACATCCGATTTGGGGGTGATGACTACCAGCCCGAGCTGGTTGTTTCGGTTGGCTCCGTGACGTGCATTCACCCGGACAACATAACCGAGAAGCAAAGTTCAACGCCGGGACCAAACTTCGAATTCGACGCAAAAATTCCTGGAAAAATGAGCGGCAGTCCCATTTTGGTTGGCGGGGGTATCATAACCAAAGGAATCGTAAGCTGTAGTTTAGGTAGCAAGGAGCATCACGCGAGCGGATGCTTGATTGCACCTATGATGGGGCTGCCGTTAATCGACGAAAAAAGCCTACTCGATCTAATGAAAAGCGGAAACGAAGGCATCGCTAATTTCGTTGGAACGGGCCTATAG
- a CDS encoding DMT family transporter, which translates to MLDSTRPVLRPRIAPAGLMFLAITSIGWGFNWPVTKFLLGELPPLTLRGVTGVLGAVLLAALALVRGDSLKVAPAIWPRLVTAAVLNVTGWMVLMGLALLWLPASEAALIAYTMPVWASLIAWPVLGERPTVLRTLGLVMAFAGLASIMGGNGIAASTEKAPGIIMALCGAIGFAVGTVFSKKYPIHLPPITAAAWQIGIGCLPISIVGLLIETSHLDKVTPLGWWLLVYSTVVQFCIAYVSWFAALARLPASVAAIGTMAVPVIGVVASAIALHEPLGPGQIASLVFTLAAVVLATR; encoded by the coding sequence ATGCTTGATTCGACAAGGCCGGTGCTGCGACCGCGCATCGCCCCCGCCGGCCTGATGTTCCTCGCCATCACCTCGATCGGCTGGGGTTTCAATTGGCCGGTGACGAAATTCCTGCTCGGCGAGCTGCCGCCGCTGACGCTGCGCGGCGTGACCGGCGTGCTCGGCGCGGTGCTGCTCGCCGCGCTTGCGCTGGTGCGCGGCGACAGCCTGAAGGTCGCGCCCGCGATCTGGCCGCGGTTGGTGACGGCGGCGGTCCTCAACGTCACCGGCTGGATGGTGCTGATGGGATTGGCGCTGCTCTGGCTGCCGGCGAGCGAGGCGGCGCTGATCGCCTACACCATGCCGGTCTGGGCCTCGCTGATCGCCTGGCCCGTGCTCGGTGAGCGGCCGACGGTGTTGCGCACGCTGGGGCTGGTGATGGCCTTTGCGGGGCTAGCCTCGATCATGGGCGGCAACGGCATTGCCGCCAGCACCGAGAAAGCGCCTGGCATCATCATGGCCCTGTGCGGCGCGATCGGCTTTGCCGTCGGCACCGTGTTCTCGAAGAAGTATCCGATCCACCTGCCGCCGATCACCGCCGCCGCCTGGCAGATCGGGATCGGCTGCCTGCCGATCTCGATCGTCGGCCTGCTGATCGAGACCTCGCATCTGGACAAGGTGACGCCGCTCGGCTGGTGGCTGCTGGTCTATTCGACCGTGGTGCAGTTCTGCATCGCCTATGTCAGCTGGTTTGCCGCGCTGGCGCGGCTGCCGGCCTCGGTCGCCGCGATCGGCACGATGGCCGTGCCGGTGATCGGCGTTGTCGCGTCCGCGATTGCCCTGCACGAGCCGCTGGGACCGGGCCAGATCGCGTCGCTGGTTTTTACGCTCGCGGCCGTGGTGCTGGCGACGCGCTAG
- a CDS encoding type 1 glutamine amidotransferase domain-containing protein, whose protein sequence is MELSGKKIAILATNGFEQSELEVPRDALKAAGATVEIISLQPGEIKGWDKKDWGRPVKVDKTLDQAAAGDYDALVLPGGQINPDLLRVEPKALAFIKSVFDAKKIVAAVCHAPWLLVETGIAKGRRMTSYKSIKTDIANAGAKWEDSEVVVDQGIITSRNPGDLKAFSTKIIEEVKEGRHTQRSNAA, encoded by the coding sequence ATGGAACTGTCCGGGAAAAAGATTGCCATTCTGGCGACCAACGGCTTCGAGCAATCGGAGCTCGAAGTGCCGCGTGATGCCCTCAAGGCTGCCGGCGCGACTGTGGAGATCATCTCGCTGCAGCCCGGCGAGATCAAGGGCTGGGACAAGAAGGACTGGGGCCGCCCCGTCAAGGTCGACAAGACCCTCGATCAGGCAGCAGCAGGCGATTACGACGCGCTGGTGTTGCCAGGTGGCCAGATCAACCCTGATCTGCTGCGCGTCGAGCCCAAGGCGCTGGCTTTCATCAAGAGCGTCTTCGATGCCAAGAAGATTGTTGCCGCAGTCTGCCATGCGCCCTGGCTGCTGGTCGAGACGGGCATCGCGAAGGGCCGCAGGATGACGTCCTACAAATCGATCAAGACCGACATCGCCAATGCCGGTGCGAAGTGGGAGGATTCCGAGGTCGTCGTCGACCAGGGCATCATCACGTCGCGCAACCCCGGCGACCTCAAGGCCTTCAGCACAAAGATCATCGAAGAGGTGAAGGAAGGGCGCCACACGCAGCGGAGCAACGCGGCGTAA
- a CDS encoding ParB N-terminal domain-containing protein, which yields MPKPESFPIEKIFVPTKQKKAIKPETVGEIAESMLDVGQQTPISVRLDGDRLVLVEGLHRLEACKALGETTIIGVLVPAELAQHKPQLAERPEVEAERIKMARLKQLRLEREAAEASTAALKSVNATEAPHGRPAKGVRDNPKASPGRTAGSARKTLSDWITQQKGSGGRY from the coding sequence ATGCCCAAACCGGAAAGCTTCCCGATCGAGAAGATCTTCGTTCCCACCAAGCAGAAGAAAGCCATCAAGCCCGAGACCGTCGGCGAGATCGCGGAAAGTATGTTGGACGTCGGACAACAGACCCCCATTTCCGTTCGGCTCGACGGAGACCGCCTCGTTCTGGTCGAGGGACTGCATCGGCTCGAAGCCTGCAAGGCGCTCGGCGAGACGACCATCATCGGTGTCCTGGTCCCGGCGGAGCTTGCTCAACACAAGCCGCAGCTCGCCGAACGACCCGAAGTCGAGGCCGAGCGCATCAAGATGGCGCGATTGAAACAGCTGCGCCTCGAGAGGGAAGCCGCAGAGGCATCGACTGCTGCCTTGAAGAGCGTCAACGCAACGGAAGCGCCGCACGGCCGTCCGGCGAAAGGCGTTCGCGATAATCCGAAGGCATCACCGGGCCGGACCGCGGGATCGGCACGGAAAACCTTGTCGGACTGGATCACGCAGCAGAAGGGCAGCGGCGGCCGCTATTGA
- a CDS encoding response regulator, with amino-acid sequence MPRILVVDDDPMVGATIEVLLLRQGFDVTLTDGGETGLAALEAQPFDVMLVDIFMPHMRGFESIRIFHERAPAIPLIAMSGYAFASSASPTPDFLRMALELGASRCLRKPFTPETLLSTIRECLAGPGASAEKDKKEAP; translated from the coding sequence ATGCCGCGTATCCTCGTGGTAGATGACGATCCGATGGTCGGCGCGACCATTGAGGTCCTCCTCCTGCGTCAAGGCTTCGATGTCACGTTGACTGACGGCGGCGAAACGGGGCTTGCTGCGCTGGAAGCCCAGCCGTTTGATGTGATGCTGGTCGATATCTTCATGCCGCATATGCGCGGCTTCGAATCCATCCGCATCTTTCACGAGCGCGCGCCGGCGATTCCACTGATCGCCATGTCCGGCTACGCCTTCGCCTCATCCGCCTCGCCCACTCCGGACTTTCTCCGCATGGCGCTGGAACTCGGCGCATCGCGCTGCCTGCGTAAACCGTTCACGCCCGAGACGTTGCTGAGCACCATCCGGGAATGCCTCGCCGGTCCCGGCGCGAGCGCAGAGAAGGACAAGAAAGAAGCCCCTTGA